Proteins from one Rosa chinensis cultivar Old Blush chromosome 7, RchiOBHm-V2, whole genome shotgun sequence genomic window:
- the LOC112179018 gene encoding dof zinc finger protein DOF5.6, which produces MGHNSLQVCMDSSDWLQGSIHEDQSPMDSSSPLSGDILTCSRPLIERRLRPPHDQSLKCPRCDSTHTKFCYYNNYSLSQPRYFCKTCRRYWTKGGTLRNIPVGGGCRKNKKVASKKPNEDHSPSMNPNHLGSSSSSSQHNPTDLQLSFPDQMQFSHLNNLMLGAQGTGNPNFMDGRYGNINSMLENSNQLRPIDFMESKLEAIVGNARNYDFMGSGGDGLGMVGGLSNMGAHGLESGFHGFCSSSFGSMSLDHHGNNNGTNFMDTCQRLMLPYEANEDHHHHQNEIHDVKPNTKLLSLEWQDQGCSDAGKESSYGYLNGLGTWTGVMNNYGPSTTNSLV; this is translated from the exons ATGGGTCATAATTCTCTACAAGTTTGCATGGATTCATCTGACTGGCTTCAG GGCTCGATTCACGAGGACCAGTCTCCGATGGACTCTTCGTCACCACTATCCGGCgacatcttaacatgctcaagGCCCTTGATAGAGAGAAGGTTGAGGCCACCACATGACCAATCCCTCAAGTGCCCTAGGTGCGACTCCACCCACACCAAGTTCTGCTACTACAATAACTACAGCCTCTCTCAGCCTAGGTACTTCTGCAAGACCTGTAGAAGGTACTGGACCAAAGGAGGTACACTCAGAAACATTCCTGTTGGTGGTGGTTGTAGAAAGAACAAGAAGGTTGCTTCCAAGAAACCCAATGAAGATCACAGTCCCTCCATGAACCCTAACCATCTTGGGTCGTCATCTTCGTCTTCTCAACACAACCCTACTGATCTCCAGCTCTCGTTCCCCGACCAGATGCAGTTTTCGCATCTGAATAACTTGATGCTTGGTGCTCAAGGGAcaggaaaccctaatttcatggaTGGCAGGTATGGTAACATTAACAGTATGCTTGAGAATTCAAACCAGTTGAGGCCAATTGACTTCATGGAGAGTAAGTTGGAAGCTATAGTGGGGAATGCTAGGAACTATGATTTCATGGGGAGTGGTGGTGATGGTTTGGGTATGGTAGGTGGCCTTAGTAATATGGGGGCTCATGGACTGGAATCTGGCTTCCATGGTTTTTGTTCTAGTTCATTTGGATCAATGTCTCTTGATCATCATGGGAATAACAATGGGACTAATTTCATGGACACTTGCCAGAGGTTAATGTTGCCATATGAAGCAAATGAggatcatcaccatcatcaaaaTGAAATTCATGATGTGAAGCCAAACACTAAGCTCTTGTCTCTTGAGTGGCAAGACCAAGGCTGCTCAGACGCCGGAAAAGAATCATCATATGGGTACCTCAATGGTCTCGGAACATGGACAGGCGTGATGAACAACTACGGGCCATCCACGACGAACTCATTAGTCTAA
- the LOC112178660 gene encoding 50S ribosomal protein L7/L12, with product MRIIAVARSFRARPTRPKATGHLQVRAFQPDFVPRDPKAKPIRYKYPEVYNPYGPRPPPSDKIVQLAERIAALAPAERCQLGPALVEKLKLPQLQPISTEGMDLGPQGGAAGGSKAEEKKVEKTAFDVKLEKFEASAKIKVIKEVRAFTSLGLKEAKELVEKAPCVLKQGLTKEEANDMIEKLKAAGGVAVLE from the coding sequence ATGAGGATCATTGCAGTTGCCAGATCTTTTCGTGCTCGTCCCACACGACCTAAAGCAACTGGTCATCTGCAAGTTCGTGCGTTCCAACCCGATTTTGTTCCGAGGGATCCCAAGGCCAAGCCGATACGCTACAAATATCCGGAAGTCTATAACCCCTATGGCCCTAGACCCCCACCCTCGGATAAAATTGTTCAGCTTGCTGAAAGAATTGCAGCTCTGGCCCCTGCAGAACGGTGTCAACTTGGTCCTGCACTTGTGGAGAAGCTAAAGCTTCCGCAGCTGCAGCCCATATCAACAGAAGGCATGGACTTAGGTCCACAGGGAGGGGCTGCTGGTGGGTCAAAGGCTGAGGAGAAGAAGGTTGAGAAAACTGCTTTTGATGTCAAATTGGAGAAGTTTGAAGCGTCTGCAAAAATCAAGGTGATCAAGGAAGTGAGGGCTTTTACCAGTCTCGGATTGAAGGAGGCTAAAGAACTTGTTGAGAAGGCACCTTGTGTGCTTAAACAAGGGCTTACCAAAGAGGAAGCAAATGACATGATTGAGAAACTAAAGGCTGCTGGAGGAGTTGCTGTTCTGGAGTAA